From one Calypte anna isolate BGI_N300 chromosome 11, bCalAnn1_v1.p, whole genome shotgun sequence genomic stretch:
- the LOC103525983 gene encoding carbohydrate sulfotransferase 6 isoform X1 translates to MARIRIPSTIVILFVTVQTGFLLFMYARYSSFMPQSEEKPSQVHILILSSWRSGSSFVGQLFSQHPSVFYLMEPAWHVWVTMYQNSAKVLHMAVRDLVRSVFLCDMSVFDAYMPWKRNLSDLFQWAVSRALCSAPACDSFQRTDITSEMACKTLCGRYPFSKVEEACKTYSHVVIKEVRFFDLKVLYPLLTDPSLNLKIIHLVRDPRAVVKSREQSVKALARDNGIVLSTNGTKVEDSKYKVMQEICRSHVQIFETATLKPPNFLKDRYLMIRFEDLVRDPLSEISEMYKFADLSLTPTLKSWIYNITHGQGPGKKKEAFKITSRDAVSVSQAWRNVLSFQKIKKIQEVCKGAINMLGYQLVDSEKEQRDLSLDLVLPRRHNQFSWSSFHAKH, encoded by the coding sequence ATGGCAAGGATTCGGATTCCTAGCACAATTGTTATACTTTTTGTTACAGTTCAGACTGGATTCTTACTCTTTATGTATGCCCGGTACAGTAGCTTCATGCCTCAGTCTGAGGAGAAACCGTCTCAAGTCCACATCCTCATTCTCTCCTCCTGGCGGTCAGGATCTTCTTTTGTTGGTCAACTTTTTAGCCAGCACCCCAGTGTCTTCTATCTGATGGAACCTGCGTGGCATGTGTGGGTTACGATGTACCAGAACAGTGCCAAGGTCTTGCACATGGCAGTGCGGGACCTTGTCAGGTCGGTCTTCCTGTGTGACATGTCTGTGTTTGATGCTTACATGccttggaaaagaaatctgtCTGACCTCTTCCAGTGGGCAGTGAGTCgggctctgtgctcagctcctgcttgtGACTCCTTTCAGCGTACTGACATAACCAGTGAAATGGCATGCAAGACTTTATGTGGGCGGTACCCGTTCAGCAAGGTGGAGGAAGCCTGTAAAACCTACAGCCATGTTGTCATCAAGGAGGTTCGGTTCTTTGACTTGAAGGTCCTCTACCCCCTTCTTACTGATCCATCCCTGAACCTCAAAATCATACACTTGGTCCGTGATCCCAGGGCAGTTGTCAAGTCACGGGAACAATCAGTTAAAGCATTAGCCCGTGACAACGGAATTGTTTTGAGTACCAATGGCACCAAAGTGGAAGACAGCAAATACAAAGTAATGCAAGAGATTTGTAGAAGTCATGTTCAGATATTTGAAACGGCTACTTTAAAACCACCCAATTTCCTTAAAGATCGCTATTTAATGATCCGTTTTGAAGATCTGGTAAGAGATCCATTGTCAGAAATCTCAGAAATGTATAAATTTGCAGATCTTAGCTTGACCCCCACGCTCAAAAGCTGGATTTATAATATCACGCATGGACAgggaccaggaaaaaaaaaagaagccttcaAAATCACATCTCGAGATGCAGTTAGTGTTTCACAGGCCTGGAGAAATGTTCTCTCCtttcagaaaattaagaaaatacagGAAGTTTGCAAAGGTGCTATAAACATGCTAGGCTATCAGCTAGTGGattcagaaaaagaacaaagagatcTGTCATTAGACTTAGTGTTGCCAAGACGACATAATCAGTTCAGTTGGTCATCATTTCATGCAAAGCATTGA